One window of the Brevundimonas goettingensis genome contains the following:
- the rpoN gene encoding RNA polymerase factor sigma-54: MVGQRLEIRQGQGLVITPQLQQAIKLLQLSNQELDEYVETELEKNPLLQRDETEAGPAREAGDEIPALASSESSELSFSDTGISERNSTVDAGDSDVYGDATPGERTVDRLSDEAAQPGLSDWSSAGKGGSAFSDGEGGERPDQREATLWEHLQAQASSAGFDATDHAIAISLIDAVDEGGYLRGELAEIADRLGCGLERVEAVLTVCHGFEPTGIMARSVPECLKLQLIERNRFDPAMEALLDNLEMLARRDLQGLRQACGVDSEDLSEMISELKGLTPRPGAGFGGETAQTVIPDVHVRPDPAGGWKVELNTDTLPKLLVDKRYHASVSAGARTETEKAFVADCAAQANWLVKSLDQRAKTILKVASEIVRQQDAFLAFGVEFLRPLNLKTVADAISMHESTVSRVTSNKYVSTPRGVFELKFFFTASIASTGDGAAHSAEAVRHRIKSMIDHETAEGDVLSDDRIVELLNEAGIDIARRTVAKYREALRIPSSVQRRRMLKFA, encoded by the coding sequence GTGGTCGGTCAGAGGCTGGAGATCAGACAGGGGCAGGGGCTCGTCATCACGCCCCAGCTGCAGCAGGCGATCAAGCTGCTGCAACTGTCGAACCAGGAACTGGACGAATACGTCGAGACAGAGCTCGAGAAGAACCCGCTGCTCCAGCGCGACGAGACCGAGGCCGGTCCGGCGCGCGAGGCCGGCGACGAGATTCCCGCCCTCGCCTCCAGCGAAAGCAGCGAGCTGAGTTTTTCCGACACAGGGATTTCCGAACGCAATTCGACCGTCGACGCCGGCGACAGCGACGTCTACGGCGACGCCACCCCGGGCGAGCGCACCGTCGACCGCCTGTCCGACGAGGCGGCCCAGCCGGGGCTGTCGGACTGGTCCAGCGCGGGCAAGGGCGGCTCGGCCTTCTCCGACGGCGAGGGCGGCGAACGTCCGGACCAGCGCGAGGCGACCCTCTGGGAGCATCTGCAGGCCCAGGCGTCCTCCGCCGGTTTCGACGCCACCGACCACGCCATCGCCATCAGCCTGATCGATGCGGTCGACGAGGGCGGCTATCTGCGCGGCGAACTGGCCGAGATCGCCGACCGCCTGGGCTGCGGCCTGGAACGGGTCGAGGCGGTCCTGACCGTCTGCCACGGCTTCGAGCCGACCGGGATCATGGCCCGTTCGGTGCCCGAGTGCCTGAAGCTGCAACTGATCGAGCGCAACCGCTTCGATCCGGCCATGGAAGCCCTGCTCGACAATCTGGAGATGCTGGCGCGGCGCGACCTGCAGGGTCTGCGTCAGGCCTGCGGCGTCGATTCCGAAGACCTGTCGGAGATGATCTCGGAGCTGAAGGGGCTGACGCCGCGCCCCGGCGCCGGCTTCGGCGGCGAGACGGCCCAGACGGTGATCCCCGACGTCCATGTCCGCCCCGACCCGGCCGGCGGCTGGAAGGTGGAGCTGAACACCGACACCCTGCCCAAGCTGCTGGTCGACAAACGCTATCACGCCTCGGTTTCGGCCGGGGCGCGGACCGAGACGGAGAAGGCCTTCGTCGCCGACTGCGCGGCCCAGGCCAACTGGCTGGTCAAGTCGCTGGACCAGCGGGCCAAGACCATTCTGAAGGTCGCCTCCGAAATCGTGCGCCAGCAGGACGCCTTCCTCGCCTTCGGCGTCGAATTCCTGAGACCGCTCAATCTGAAGACCGTCGCCGACGCGATCAGCATGCATGAATCGACCGTCAGTCGCGTCACCTCGAACAAATATGTCTCGACCCCCCGCGGAGTGTTCGAGCTGAAATTCTTCTTCACCGCCTCCATCGCCTCGACCGGCGACGGCGCCGCCCATTCGGCCGAGGCCGTCCGGCACCGGATCAAATCCATGATCGATCACGAAACGGCCGAGGGTGACGTTTTGTCCGACGACCGCATCGTCGAGCTTCTGAACGAGGCGGGCATCGACATCGCCCGTCGTACGGTCGCCAAGTATCGGGAAGCCTTGAGGATTCCGTCCTCGGTCCAACGCCGCCGGATGCTGAAGTTCGCCTGA
- a CDS encoding endonuclease domain-containing protein: MPKPDAVTYHRAGDLRRSLTPPEARLWICLKNGGLAGLKFRRQRPEGPYILDFYCVAAKLAVEVDGAVHDQPDQIEHDRRRTAWLARQGIEVIRFQALSIRDNLDGVLVAIREAAEARLRR, encoded by the coding sequence TTGCCGAAGCCAGACGCCGTCACCTATCATCGCGCGGGCGATCTCCGCCGCAGTCTGACGCCGCCCGAGGCGCGGCTTTGGATTTGCCTGAAGAACGGCGGGCTGGCCGGGCTGAAGTTTCGCCGCCAGCGGCCGGAGGGGCCGTACATTCTCGACTTCTACTGCGTGGCCGCGAAGCTCGCCGTCGAGGTCGATGGCGCAGTGCACGATCAGCCTGACCAGATCGAACACGACCGGCGGCGGACAGCATGGCTGGCAAGGCAGGGAATAGAAGTCATCCGGTTCCAGGCCTTGTCGATCCGGGACAATCTGGATGGGGTTCTGGTCGCGATCCGGGAGGCGGCGGAGGCGCGTCTTCGACGGTAA
- a CDS encoding LptA/OstA family protein, which produces MNRTVIAGVSAAVGLAVVGGAAFAQTSARARSNVSDQPIMVGADGGERTNTGFALRGRAEVTQGQNRLRADSIVGTNAEGQNISTVTATGNVYYVTPNETIRGDRAVYTVSSATIVVTGDVILTQGKNVLTGGRLSYNIDTGQTDMAAGGNGRIQGVFYPQGSN; this is translated from the coding sequence ATGAACAGAACGGTTATCGCGGGTGTTTCGGCGGCGGTCGGGCTGGCCGTGGTCGGCGGCGCGGCTTTCGCCCAGACTTCGGCGAGGGCGCGCTCCAACGTCAGCGACCAGCCGATCATGGTCGGCGCCGACGGCGGCGAGCGCACCAACACGGGCTTCGCTCTGCGCGGTCGCGCCGAGGTGACCCAGGGCCAGAACCGGCTGCGCGCCGATTCCATCGTCGGGACCAATGCCGAGGGCCAGAACATCTCGACGGTCACGGCGACGGGCAATGTCTATTACGTCACCCCGAACGAGACGATCCGCGGCGACCGCGCCGTCTATACGGTCTCGAGCGCGACCATCGTGGTGACCGGCGACGTCATCCTGACCCAGGGCAAGAACGTCCTGACCGGCGGTCGGCTGAGCTATAATATCGACACGGGGCAGACGGACATGGCGGCGGGCGGGAACGGCCGCATTCAGGGCGTCTTCTATCCGCAAGGGTCGAACTGA
- the gcrA gene encoding cell cycle sigma 70 cofactor GcrA, with protein MTAGWTEDRVGALKKLWLEGQSASQIAKQLGGGVTRNAVIGKVHRLGLSGRATPSQPARTTTTAFRPAKTRTTPPKQDYGQPSAPRRIEAVQPRPTAPVPPTPLPVVVEQPGTATVLTLGAHMCKWPIGDPSSREFSFCGRRASEGVYCGEHARVAYQPAVKKNGTSELTRSLRRYI; from the coding sequence ATGACCGCAGGCTGGACCGAAGACCGCGTTGGCGCGCTGAAGAAGCTCTGGCTCGAAGGCCAGTCGGCCAGCCAGATCGCCAAACAACTGGGCGGCGGCGTCACCCGCAACGCCGTGATCGGCAAGGTGCACCGTCTGGGCCTGTCGGGCCGCGCGACCCCGTCGCAGCCGGCGCGCACCACCACGACCGCCTTCCGCCCAGCCAAGACCCGGACCACCCCGCCCAAGCAGGACTACGGCCAGCCCTCGGCTCCGCGTCGCATCGAGGCCGTCCAGCCGCGCCCGACCGCCCCGGTCCCGCCGACCCCGCTGCCCGTCGTCGTCGAACAGCCCGGCACCGCCACCGTCCTGACGCTCGGCGCACACATGTGCAAATGGCCGATCGGCGACCCGTCGTCGCGTGAGTTCAGCTTCTGCGGCCGTCGCGCCTCGGAAGGCGTCTATTGCGGCGAACACGCCCGCGTCGCCTACCAGCCCGCCGTCAAGAAGAACGGCACCAGCGAACTGACCCGCTCGCTGCGTAGATATATCTAA
- a CDS encoding dihydrofolate reductase family protein: MAKLVYGLNQSLDGYVNHDAFGPGPTLFRHFIDHMGAVTASVYGGRMYEIMRYWDEDQPGWDAPEREYAQAWRATPKYVVSRTLKEVGPNATLVEGDLATAMRGLKERLEGEIEIAGPGLANQLMAPDMIDEYRIYLHPVVVGPKLGAEGVLFFSEAPPPLELVSSELVGDDVVLLTYAPA; encoded by the coding sequence ATGGCCAAGCTCGTCTACGGATTGAACCAGTCGCTCGACGGCTATGTGAACCACGACGCCTTCGGGCCCGGGCCGACGCTGTTCCGGCATTTCATCGACCACATGGGCGCGGTGACGGCCAGCGTCTATGGCGGGCGGATGTATGAGATCATGCGCTACTGGGACGAGGACCAGCCCGGCTGGGACGCGCCGGAGCGTGAGTACGCCCAGGCCTGGCGGGCGACGCCGAAATATGTGGTGTCGCGAACGCTGAAAGAGGTGGGGCCCAATGCGACCCTGGTCGAGGGCGACCTGGCGACGGCGATGCGCGGGCTGAAGGAACGGCTGGAGGGCGAGATCGAGATCGCCGGGCCGGGTCTGGCGAACCAGCTGATGGCGCCGGATATGATCGACGAATACCGGATCTATCTGCACCCGGTCGTGGTGGGGCCGAAGCTCGGCGCCGAGGGGGTGTTGTTCTTCAGTGAGGCGCCGCCGCCTCTGGAGCTGGTGTCGAGCGAACTGGTCGGGGATGACGTGGTCCTGCTGACTTATGCGCCTGCCTGA
- a CDS encoding ligase-associated DNA damage response DEXH box helicase — protein sequence MTLTAATLPPLFADWFAKRGWSLRRHQAEMIAAGVAGQHALLVAPTGGGKTLAGFLPSLIELAGRGPRPAIGPGSGIHTLYISPLKALTTDVERNLMTPIREIGLNIHVESRTGDTKQSKKQRQRDFPPDILLTTPEQLALFCAWDGARAYFADLKCIVLDEVHAIWSGKRGDLLALGIARLQQFAPAMRRVALSATIDDPDLIRDWLRPHVPEGDLQDVTLVKGDPGAPPVVDVLVSEGHVPWAGHTGQHAIPEVYEAIKRSGMTLIFVNTRWQSEFVFQQLWEINDDNLPIGLHHGSLAAEQRRKVEAAMARGDLRAVVCTSTLDLGIDWGDVDLVIQLAAPKGASRLVQRIGRANHRLDEPSRALMVPASRFEMLECQAAREAVAENAFDWEPHHIGTLDTLAQHIMGLACSEPFRLDDLHAEITTCGPYADLPYEQFEEVVDFVATGGYALRSYDRFARIVKDREGRWKVRNADTAQRHRMNVGAIVAAGTLNVRVASRRGAGATKQLVGGRKVGEAEEWYFEQLTPGDTFLFAGQIWAFQGISGTDALVTHAQDKDPKIPSWGGSKFPMSTSLADRVRSLVQNRDHWRVLPNDVQEWLELQEAKSAIPTADQMLIETFQRGSRHFMVAYPFEGGLAHNTLAMLLTRRLDRAGVGPLGFVCTDYSIAIWSIKPMTSTADGGDLDYDDLFQPDMLGDDLESWLEESFMMKRTFRNCALISGLIERRQPGQEKTGRQVTFSTDLIYDVLRRHQPDHLLLRTARADAAAGLLDVARLGQLLTRISGHIRTKALERPSPFSVPVLVVIGRERVGGGDAADMILKESAEALIAEVMDDAPPELQGAA from the coding sequence GTGACGCTGACCGCCGCGACATTGCCGCCCCTGTTCGCCGACTGGTTCGCGAAGCGTGGCTGGAGCCTGCGTCGGCACCAGGCCGAGATGATCGCGGCGGGCGTCGCCGGACAGCATGCGCTGCTCGTCGCTCCCACCGGCGGCGGCAAGACCCTGGCGGGCTTTCTGCCCAGCCTGATCGAACTGGCCGGGCGCGGCCCGCGACCGGCCATAGGCCCCGGCTCGGGCATCCACACCCTCTACATCTCGCCGCTCAAGGCCCTGACCACCGACGTCGAGCGCAACCTGATGACGCCCATCCGCGAGATCGGGCTGAACATCCATGTCGAGAGCCGCACCGGCGACACCAAACAGTCGAAGAAGCAGCGCCAGCGCGACTTCCCGCCCGACATCCTCCTGACCACCCCCGAACAGCTGGCGCTGTTCTGCGCCTGGGATGGCGCGCGCGCATACTTCGCCGACCTCAAATGCATCGTGCTGGATGAGGTCCACGCCATCTGGAGCGGCAAGCGCGGCGACCTGCTGGCGCTGGGGATCGCACGGCTCCAGCAATTCGCCCCGGCGATGCGGCGGGTGGCCCTGTCGGCGACCATCGACGATCCCGATCTGATCAGGGATTGGCTACGGCCTCACGTCCCCGAAGGCGACCTGCAGGATGTGACCTTGGTGAAGGGCGACCCCGGCGCCCCGCCGGTCGTCGATGTGCTGGTGTCCGAGGGCCATGTCCCTTGGGCGGGCCACACCGGCCAGCACGCCATTCCCGAGGTCTATGAGGCCATCAAGCGCTCGGGCATGACCCTGATCTTCGTCAACACCCGCTGGCAGTCGGAGTTCGTCTTCCAGCAGCTGTGGGAGATCAATGACGACAACCTGCCCATCGGCCTGCACCACGGCTCTCTGGCGGCCGAGCAGCGCCGCAAGGTCGAGGCGGCGATGGCGCGGGGCGATCTGCGCGCCGTGGTCTGCACCTCGACGCTCGACCTCGGCATCGACTGGGGCGATGTCGATCTGGTCATCCAGCTGGCCGCGCCCAAGGGGGCCAGCCGCCTCGTCCAGCGCATCGGCCGCGCCAACCACCGGCTGGACGAACCGTCCCGCGCCCTGATGGTCCCCGCCAGCCGCTTCGAGATGCTGGAGTGTCAGGCCGCGCGCGAGGCCGTCGCCGAGAACGCCTTCGACTGGGAGCCGCACCACATCGGCACCCTCGACACCCTGGCCCAGCACATCATGGGTCTGGCCTGTTCCGAGCCCTTCCGGCTGGACGACCTGCACGCCGAGATCACGACCTGCGGCCCCTATGCCGACCTGCCCTATGAGCAGTTCGAGGAGGTCGTCGATTTCGTCGCCACCGGCGGCTACGCCCTGCGCTCCTACGACCGGTTCGCCCGGATCGTGAAGGACCGCGAGGGCCGCTGGAAGGTTCGCAACGCCGACACCGCCCAGCGCCACCGCATGAACGTCGGCGCCATCGTCGCGGCCGGGACGCTGAACGTTCGCGTCGCCTCGCGCCGGGGCGCCGGGGCGACCAAACAGCTGGTCGGCGGCCGCAAGGTCGGCGAGGCCGAGGAGTGGTATTTCGAACAGCTGACGCCCGGCGACACCTTTCTGTTCGCCGGCCAGATCTGGGCCTTCCAGGGCATCTCGGGCACCGACGCCCTTGTTACCCATGCCCAGGACAAGGACCCCAAGATCCCGTCCTGGGGCGGATCGAAATTCCCCATGTCGACCTCTCTGGCCGATCGGGTTCGCAGCCTGGTCCAGAACCGCGACCACTGGCGTGTCCTGCCCAACGACGTTCAGGAATGGCTCGAGCTGCAGGAGGCGAAGTCGGCCATTCCGACGGCGGACCAGATGCTGATCGAGACCTTCCAGCGCGGCAGCCGCCACTTCATGGTCGCCTATCCGTTCGAGGGCGGCCTCGCCCACAACACCCTGGCCATGCTGCTGACACGGCGGCTGGACCGGGCGGGCGTCGGGCCTCTGGGCTTTGTCTGTACGGACTATTCGATCGCCATCTGGTCGATCAAGCCCATGACTTCGACCGCCGACGGCGGCGATCTCGACTACGACGACCTGTTCCAGCCCGACATGTTGGGCGACGATCTGGAGAGCTGGCTGGAGGAGAGCTTCATGATGAAGCGCACCTTCCGCAACTGCGCCCTCATTTCCGGCCTGATCGAAAGGCGTCAGCCGGGGCAGGAGAAGACGGGCCGTCAGGTGACCTTCTCCACCGACCTGATCTACGACGTCCTGCGTCGCCACCAGCCCGATCATCTGCTGCTGCGCACCGCGCGAGCCGATGCGGCGGCGGGCCTGCTGGATGTGGCGCGGCTGGGTCAGCTGCTGACCCGCATCTCCGGCCACATCCGGACCAAGGCGCTGGAGCGTCCCTCGCCCTTCTCCGTTCCGGTTCTGGTGGTCATCGGCCGCGAGCGGGTCGGGGGCGGCGACGCAGCCGACATGATCCTGAAGGAATCCGCCGAGGCCCTGATCGCCGAGGTCATGGACGACGCCCCGCCTGAGTTGCAGGGGGCGGCGTGA
- a CDS encoding DUF805 domain-containing protein, translating into MLMFRPLLRYADFKGRASRTEYWLFAVLQGLWYALLMGLAVGSMGQSGAGRATAGVVIVFGLIVVSLLALILPNYAVLVRRLHDSGRGAVWLCLMLPSLLSSVMAVGTIATAIGSVGLGASREAFLGTALVGLGAAGLLGMLGYIGQLVMFILTLLPGTRGENRFGPDPRDPSQRYGGGSNPDLDTDRWDALIAEAKRGDPDQPYKPIFDFGPGPIQPEPVRRDEPAPFPAQPQPQFQAWSNPAWDPGVAPSRPFGRRGA; encoded by the coding sequence ATGCTGATGTTCCGCCCCCTGCTGCGCTACGCCGACTTCAAGGGTCGGGCGAGCCGGACCGAGTACTGGCTGTTCGCCGTCTTGCAGGGTCTCTGGTACGCACTGCTGATGGGCCTTGCCGTCGGCTCCATGGGACAGTCCGGGGCGGGCCGGGCGACAGCCGGCGTCGTGATCGTCTTCGGCCTGATCGTCGTCAGCCTCCTGGCTCTCATTCTTCCGAATTACGCGGTGCTGGTGCGCCGCCTGCATGACAGCGGACGCGGCGCGGTCTGGCTGTGCCTGATGCTGCCCTCGCTGTTGAGCAGCGTCATGGCGGTCGGCACGATCGCGACGGCGATCGGTTCGGTCGGCCTGGGCGCCAGCCGCGAGGCCTTCCTCGGCACAGCCCTGGTGGGACTGGGCGCGGCCGGTCTGCTGGGCATGCTCGGCTATATCGGCCAGCTGGTCATGTTCATCCTGACCCTGTTGCCCGGCACACGCGGCGAGAACAGGTTCGGTCCCGATCCGCGCGACCCGAGCCAGCGCTACGGCGGCGGCTCCAACCCCGATCTGGATACGGATCGCTGGGACGCCCTGATCGCCGAGGCCAAGCGCGGTGACCCGGACCAACCCTACAAGCCGATCTTCGATTTCGGCCCCGGCCCGATCCAGCCCGAACCGGTCCGTCGAGACGAGCCCGCGCCCTTCCCGGCCCAGCCGCAGCCCCAGTTCCAGGCGTGGAGCAATCCGGCCTGGGACCCCGGCGTCGCCCCGTCACGCCCCTTCGGCCGCCGCGGCGCCTGA
- the hpf gene encoding ribosome hibernation-promoting factor, HPF/YfiA family — MQVQVSGKQVDVGEALGSRISQELEEGVGKYFERGGQDAEVVVSKDGYGFKVDCWVRLASGQSLVTTGLGGDAHSAFTDSLDKLEKRVRRYKRRLKDHHIGPKGLSPEKTEMAAASVARSIVLRNPDSVEDDVFGDTGTSDEPPPVGMVIAETEAEIRTITVGRAVLELDMTGYPVVLFRNAAHGGLSVVYRRPDGNVGWIDPERTSSTLNGGASRPKTNGHASVSP; from the coding sequence ATGCAAGTCCAAGTCAGCGGCAAGCAAGTGGATGTCGGCGAAGCGTTAGGCTCGCGCATCTCCCAGGAACTCGAAGAGGGAGTCGGTAAGTACTTCGAACGCGGCGGTCAGGACGCCGAGGTCGTTGTCTCCAAGGATGGCTATGGGTTCAAGGTGGACTGTTGGGTCCGCCTGGCCTCGGGCCAGTCGCTGGTGACGACCGGACTCGGCGGGGACGCACATTCGGCCTTTACCGACAGTCTCGACAAGCTTGAGAAGCGGGTCCGCCGCTACAAGCGCCGTCTCAAGGATCACCATATCGGGCCCAAGGGCCTGTCGCCCGAAAAGACCGAAATGGCCGCGGCCTCGGTCGCACGCTCGATCGTGCTGCGCAATCCGGACTCCGTCGAGGATGACGTCTTCGGCGATACGGGAACCTCGGACGAACCGCCGCCGGTCGGCATGGTCATCGCCGAGACCGAGGCCGAAATCCGCACCATCACGGTCGGACGCGCGGTGCTGGAGCTCGACATGACCGGCTATCCGGTCGTGCTATTCCGCAATGCGGCCCATGGCGGCCTGTCGGTGGTCTATCGCCGGCCGGACGGCAATGTGGGCTGGATCGATCCGGAGCGGACCTCTTCCACCCTGAACGGCGGCGCTTCCAGGCCGAAAACCAATGGGCACGCTTCCGTAAGCCCTTAG
- a CDS encoding ABC transporter permease, translating into MTDLASTRPSGLPTPRRYNGVNWVGVQTLYLREVRRFWKVGTQTVAAPVVTTLLYMLVFVVALKGSRPPIDGTPFAEFVAPGLIMMAILNNAFANASSSLIQAKIMGTSTDFLTPPLSPLELTIGFSMGAATRGIAVGLVTAVCVLPFAKLGVANLAIILYFGLIASLLMGMVGVLAGLWSEKFDQLAAVQNFVVMPMTFLSGAFYLVQNLPEPFATVSHFNPFFYLIDGFRAGFIGHAEGSLMIGVVMSAVLTVVMAFACWLVFRSGWRLKS; encoded by the coding sequence ATGACTGATCTCGCCTCCACTCGCCCGTCCGGACTGCCGACGCCCCGCCGTTACAACGGGGTCAACTGGGTGGGGGTGCAGACCCTGTACCTGCGCGAGGTGCGGCGGTTCTGGAAGGTCGGGACCCAGACGGTGGCGGCGCCGGTGGTGACCACGCTTCTCTACATGCTGGTTTTCGTGGTGGCCCTGAAGGGGTCGCGACCGCCGATCGACGGCACCCCCTTCGCCGAGTTCGTGGCGCCCGGCCTGATCATGATGGCCATCCTGAACAACGCCTTCGCCAATGCGTCCTCCAGCCTGATCCAGGCCAAGATCATGGGCACCTCGACCGACTTTCTGACCCCGCCGCTGAGCCCGCTGGAGCTGACGATCGGCTTTTCCATGGGCGCCGCGACGCGTGGCATCGCCGTTGGTCTGGTGACGGCCGTCTGCGTCCTGCCGTTCGCGAAACTGGGCGTCGCCAATCTTGCGATCATTCTCTATTTCGGCCTGATCGCCTCGCTCTTGATGGGGATGGTGGGGGTGCTGGCCGGGCTGTGGTCCGAGAAGTTCGACCAGCTGGCGGCGGTCCAGAATTTCGTCGTCATGCCCATGACCTTCCTGTCGGGCGCCTTCTATCTGGTGCAGAACCTGCCGGAGCCGTTCGCGACCGTCAGCCACTTCAACCCCTTCTTCTATCTGATCGACGGCTTCCGCGCGGGCTTCATCGGCCATGCCGAGGGCAGTCTGATGATCGGGGTGGTGATGAGCGCGGTCCTGACGGTCGTCATGGCCTTCGCCTGCTGGCTGGTGTTCCGCTCGGGCTGGCGCCTGAAGAGCTAG
- the lptB gene encoding LPS export ABC transporter ATP-binding protein, protein MARKELSALNVNDPAAGVAPTLAPEPGPARGLRVNNIARAFGARQVVRDVSLTVQRGEVAGLLGPNGAGKTTCFYMITGLIPADSGSIWLDGEDITRQPMYQRARMGLGYLAQEASIFRGMTVEQNIKAVVELRESGKGIEVETTRLLEELHIDHLRHAPASSLSGGERRRVEIARSLAGRPSFMLLDEPFAGIDPLAIADIRQVIRYLAGEGIGVLITDHNVRETLDIIDRASIMSGGEVLFEGTADQVIHDPEVRRVYLGDLYG, encoded by the coding sequence TTGGCGCGCAAGGAACTCTCCGCTCTCAACGTCAACGACCCCGCCGCCGGGGTCGCACCGACGCTCGCCCCCGAGCCGGGCCCCGCGCGCGGCCTGAGGGTCAACAACATCGCCCGGGCCTTCGGCGCGCGGCAGGTGGTGCGCGACGTCTCCCTGACGGTGCAGCGCGGCGAGGTCGCGGGCCTGCTGGGCCCCAACGGCGCCGGCAAGACCACCTGCTTCTATATGATCACCGGCCTGATCCCGGCCGACAGCGGCTCGATCTGGCTGGACGGCGAGGACATCACCAGACAGCCGATGTACCAGCGCGCCCGGATGGGCCTCGGCTATCTGGCGCAGGAAGCCTCGATCTTCCGCGGCATGACGGTCGAGCAGAACATCAAGGCCGTGGTCGAGCTGCGCGAGAGCGGCAAGGGGATCGAGGTCGAGACTACCCGGCTGCTGGAAGAGCTGCATATCGACCATCTGCGCCACGCCCCGGCCTCCAGCCTGTCGGGCGGTGAACGGCGCCGGGTCGAGATCGCGCGCTCGCTGGCGGGCCGGCCGTCCTTCATGCTGCTGGACGAACCCTTCGCCGGCATCGACCCCCTGGCCATCGCCGACATCCGTCAGGTGATCCGCTATCTGGCGGGCGAGGGCATCGGGGTCCTGATCACCGACCACAATGTCCGCGAGACCCTGGACATCATCGACCGCGCCTCGATCATGTCGGGCGGCGAGGTCCTGTTCGAAGGCACCGCCGATCAGGTGATCCACGATCCGGAAGTGCGCCGCGTCTATCTGGGCGACCTCTACGGCTGA
- a CDS encoding PTS sugar transporter subunit IIA, producing the protein MDIGELLAEDGIVLRSGASSKRQALQVVAETAASAMGLDAARVMDALLEREALGSTGLGSGVAVPHARIEGLARVFGVFVRLDTPVAYGSVDDRPVDLLFALFAPPRDGADHLRALAAVSRAVRSPELRESLRQARTVDAAHALFVTDKVPATAA; encoded by the coding sequence ATGGACATCGGTGAATTGCTGGCGGAGGACGGGATCGTCCTGCGCAGCGGTGCGTCGTCGAAACGGCAGGCTCTTCAGGTCGTCGCCGAAACCGCCGCCTCGGCCATGGGGCTGGATGCGGCCCGCGTCATGGACGCGCTTCTGGAACGTGAGGCCCTGGGCTCCACGGGCCTGGGTTCGGGCGTGGCGGTTCCGCACGCCCGGATCGAAGGCCTGGCCCGCGTGTTCGGCGTCTTCGTGCGCCTGGATACGCCCGTCGCCTATGGATCGGTCGACGACCGTCCGGTCGATCTGCTGTTCGCCCTGTTCGCCCCGCCGCGCGACGGTGCCGACCATCTGCGCGCCCTGGCCGCGGTCTCGCGCGCCGTGCGCTCGCCGGAACTGCGCGAAAGCCTGCGTCAGGCCCGCACGGTCGACGCCGCCCATGCCCTGTTCGTCACCGACAAGGTTCCGGCCACGGCCGCCTGA
- the pdeM gene encoding ligase-associated DNA damage response endonuclease PdeM, translating to MVLAPRRSGCGGLAVRIAGERCVLRCSGAMHVVEHDVLIVADLHLEKGSAFAVRGQMLPPYDSAATLARLEAEIAEVNPGRVVLLGDSFHDRRSIPRMADSDRETLERIAFGRDWLWLEGNHDREALGADLDRLPGSVIETLSLGALRLVHEPMPGDQPGEVAGHLHPAARVAAYGRGVRKPCFITDGSRIILPAFGAFTGGLNVRDPAIASLFSTPPLAAVPGRDEVHAIAWKSLV from the coding sequence ATGGTTCTGGCGCCGAGGCGGAGCGGATGCGGCGGGCTGGCGGTGCGGATCGCCGGCGAGCGCTGCGTGCTGCGCTGTTCGGGCGCCATGCATGTGGTCGAACACGACGTCCTGATCGTCGCCGACCTGCATCTGGAGAAGGGCTCGGCCTTCGCCGTGCGCGGCCAGATGCTGCCCCCCTATGACTCGGCCGCGACCCTCGCCCGGCTGGAGGCCGAGATCGCCGAGGTGAACCCCGGCCGCGTCGTCCTGCTGGGCGACAGCTTCCACGACCGCCGCTCGATCCCGCGCATGGCCGACAGCGACCGCGAGACCCTGGAGCGGATCGCCTTCGGCCGCGACTGGCTGTGGCTGGAGGGCAATCACGACCGGGAAGCTTTAGGCGCCGACCTCGACCGCCTGCCCGGCTCGGTCATCGAGACCTTGTCGCTGGGCGCCCTGCGGCTGGTGCACGAGCCCATGCCGGGCGATCAGCCGGGCGAGGTGGCGGGACACCTGCATCCCGCCGCCCGCGTCGCCGCCTATGGCCGGGGCGTGCGCAAGCCCTGCTTCATTACCGACGGCAGCCGCATCATCCTGCCGGCCTTCGGCGCCTTCACCGGCGGGCTGAACGTGCGCGATCCGGCCATCGCCAGCCTGTTTTCGACGCCGCCGCTCGCCGCCGTTCCGGGCCGGGACGAGGTGCATGCGATCGCCTGGAAGAGTCTGGTCTAG